The Leptospira bouyouniensis genome contains a region encoding:
- a CDS encoding peptide MFS transporter — protein MEKPNQIKLGDHPKGISSLFFTEMWERLSYYGMRALLVLYLVKSLGFSDKDAGTIYAYYTSFVYLTPVIGGYITDRYLSYKFAIYLGSVLMLLGHLSLALPNLNYFYTGLCLLALGNGFFKPNISTIFGRLYLEKPQLRDSGFTIFYMGINLGGLFGPIIAGSLGEKVDWHLGFLSAGVGMAIGILVFYLGSRSLPPSIWSKGQSPSRSISNPTIHTSGNPLDSNQNELKPDNDSISKIFLIGLLSFFSIFFWMAFEQMGSSLNLFALRNTDRFLFGWEIPASLLQSLNPLMILVFGPVLSYLWSYLAKTNKNPNPIMKFVISLVLLGFGFLVMVFAAKLAETGVVVSIFFLVSVYFWNTLSELCLSPVGLSFVSQMAPVRFASLLMGIWFLCTAFGHYAAGILSGYQRELGSMVNFYALFVIVSWCAALVLYLIYLWKKSSIVRLLDGNSVLVKPNAPIRASIET, from the coding sequence TTGGAAAAGCCGAACCAAATCAAACTAGGGGATCATCCGAAGGGCATTAGCAGTTTATTTTTCACAGAGATGTGGGAAAGACTGAGTTATTATGGGATGCGTGCCCTGCTTGTCCTGTATCTTGTGAAATCCCTTGGTTTTTCTGACAAAGATGCAGGGACAATTTATGCCTATTATACAAGTTTTGTTTATCTAACGCCTGTCATCGGGGGATACATCACAGACAGATACTTAAGTTACAAATTTGCAATTTATTTGGGAAGTGTGCTTATGTTACTTGGTCACTTGTCGCTGGCATTGCCAAATTTGAACTATTTTTATACTGGTTTGTGTTTACTGGCCCTCGGGAATGGTTTTTTCAAACCCAATATCTCTACTATATTTGGCAGGTTATATTTAGAAAAACCTCAACTTCGGGATAGTGGGTTTACCATATTTTATATGGGGATCAATTTAGGTGGTCTCTTTGGACCTATCATAGCTGGAAGTTTGGGAGAAAAGGTCGATTGGCATTTAGGTTTTTTATCTGCTGGTGTCGGAATGGCAATAGGTATCCTTGTTTTTTACTTAGGAAGTAGGTCATTGCCACCTTCCATTTGGTCAAAAGGGCAATCACCGTCTCGTTCTATTTCGAATCCTACGATCCATACTTCAGGCAATCCATTGGATTCGAATCAAAACGAATTAAAACCGGATAATGATTCCATTTCCAAAATTTTCTTAATAGGTCTATTATCCTTTTTTAGTATTTTCTTTTGGATGGCATTTGAACAAATGGGAAGCTCTCTAAATTTATTTGCCTTACGAAATACTGATAGGTTCCTCTTTGGATGGGAAATTCCGGCTTCCCTCTTACAGTCGTTAAATCCTCTAATGATCCTTGTATTTGGTCCCGTCCTTTCTTATCTTTGGTCATATCTCGCAAAAACCAACAAAAATCCAAATCCCATAATGAAGTTTGTGATCAGTTTGGTTTTACTTGGGTTTGGATTTTTGGTTATGGTTTTTGCAGCAAAACTAGCAGAAACTGGGGTTGTCGTTTCCATTTTCTTTTTAGTTTCCGTTTATTTCTGGAACACACTGAGTGAACTTTGTCTTTCTCCAGTTGGATTGTCTTTTGTCAGCCAAATGGCACCTGTTAGGTTTGCATCTCTTCTGATGGGAATTTGGTTTTTGTGTACTGCGTTTGGGCATTATGCAGCAGGAATTCTTTCTGGTTACCAAAGGGAATTGGGAAGTATGGTAAATTTTTATGCCTTGTTTGTAATTGTATCTTGGTGTGCGGCTTTAGTTTTGTATTTGATTTACTTATGGAAAAAATCTTCTATCGTGAGACTGTTGGATGGAAATTCCGTTTTGGTAAAACCAAACGCACCCATTAGAGCTTCGATTGAAACTTAA
- a CDS encoding cob(I)yrinic acid a,c-diamide adenosyltransferase, translated as MKIYTKFGDGGQTYLASGKKVSKTDRRVDLYGTCDELNSTIGLALSLGKKETIPKPFIEHLQNIQSFLFEIGSELAGYVPKDTKDGTVVNTEDVSGLESEIDRLMASLPEIKFFILPGGSEMASALHMARTICRRLERDLLVYIESGGEIHNDLRIYLNRLSDYLFVAARYVNFSLGQEETIWKSRTKSN; from the coding sequence TTGAAAATCTACACCAAATTTGGCGATGGCGGACAAACGTATTTAGCTTCTGGGAAAAAGGTCTCGAAAACTGACAGAAGAGTGGACTTGTATGGAACTTGCGATGAATTGAATAGCACCATTGGACTTGCCCTTTCGCTTGGTAAAAAAGAGACAATCCCGAAACCCTTTATAGAACATTTGCAAAACATCCAAAGTTTTCTTTTTGAAATCGGTTCCGAACTTGCCGGTTATGTTCCAAAAGATACAAAAGATGGAACTGTGGTGAATACGGAAGATGTCAGCGGATTAGAAAGTGAAATTGACCGATTGATGGCATCACTCCCTGAAATTAAATTTTTCATACTACCAGGTGGAAGTGAGATGGCAAGTGCCTTACATATGGCCCGAACTATATGCCGACGATTAGAACGTGATTTACTCGTATACATTGAGTCAGGTGGAGAGATCCATAATGACTTAAGAATTTATCTCAATCGATTGTCGGATTATTTATTTGTCGCCGCAAGGTATGTAAACTTTTCATTAGGGCAAGAGGAAACCATTTGGAAAAGCCGAACCAAATCAAACTAG
- a CDS encoding flagellin: MIINHNISALVAKRALTNTSRDMDKSMEHLATGMRINRPGDDSLGFSVSEKLRSQIRALGQAERNTQDGMSFLQVTEGSLDQVNSILQRLRELSVQSANGIYSDEDRKLVQLEVSQLVEEVERIGTSAEFNKVKPLDGRFSRVNKNPMTLQVGANGSEKIEVYINTMTSSSLKLKQAGSKFTLSTPNKASDSLQVLDDAISKVNRLRSDLGAYYNRLDLTLKSLSNNYVNMVSSESQIRDADMATEMVEYSKNQILTKSGVAMLAQANLRPESVVKLLTDRY; this comes from the coding sequence ATGATTATCAATCACAACATCAGTGCACTCGTTGCAAAACGAGCACTTACAAACACCAGTCGTGACATGGACAAGTCCATGGAACACCTAGCCACGGGTATGCGAATCAATAGACCAGGGGACGATTCCTTGGGATTCTCAGTATCCGAAAAACTTAGATCCCAAATCCGGGCACTTGGCCAAGCAGAGCGAAATACTCAGGATGGTATGTCGTTTCTGCAAGTGACAGAAGGATCTTTGGACCAAGTAAACTCCATCTTACAGAGGTTACGTGAACTTTCCGTTCAATCAGCAAATGGAATCTATTCGGACGAAGACAGAAAACTCGTCCAATTAGAAGTTTCCCAATTGGTGGAAGAAGTGGAACGAATCGGAACTTCTGCGGAGTTTAACAAAGTCAAACCATTGGATGGACGGTTTTCAAGAGTAAACAAAAATCCAATGACTTTACAAGTGGGAGCCAATGGATCAGAAAAAATTGAAGTCTACATCAACACGATGACAAGTTCTTCATTAAAACTGAAACAAGCTGGATCAAAGTTTACCCTATCCACTCCAAATAAAGCTTCTGACTCACTCCAAGTTTTGGATGATGCCATTTCCAAAGTCAATCGACTCCGGTCGGACTTAGGCGCCTACTATAATCGGTTGGATTTAACCTTAAAATCACTCAGTAACAACTATGTGAACATGGTTTCTTCCGAATCGCAAATAAGAGATGCGGATATGGCAACGGAAATGGTTGAATATTCAAAAAACCAAATCCTTACCAAATCAGGTGTGGCGATGTTAGCCCAAGCAAATCTCAGACCAGAATCAGTAGTAAAACTCCTCACGGATAGATACTAA
- a CDS encoding OmpA family protein — MKQIISGILSLSLLSTISCGLSDNTKRLILSTSIGCGVGLALGAVYDETQRKKDTKNKKNDFQRQVKESLTMEKKKPQNKGKIIGLGAGCLAGLGTGFYLNTMYDNMAEEMKKQGITLTKSERGGETVALTASMDGGIAFEDGKADLKGKGKENIDKLAEALAAYPETKINIAGHANRTGAEDLNLRLSQDRAVTAKNAIIENGIEGKRIGTVQGLGSSTPLKNVDPKDGSNRRVEIEIVPAS, encoded by the coding sequence TTGAAACAAATCATCTCAGGAATTTTATCCCTATCATTACTCTCCACGATTTCTTGTGGTCTTTCTGACAATACAAAACGGCTCATTCTCAGTACATCCATTGGATGTGGTGTAGGACTTGCGTTAGGTGCGGTTTATGATGAGACACAAAGAAAAAAGGACACCAAAAACAAAAAAAATGATTTCCAAAGACAAGTGAAAGAATCTTTGACGATGGAAAAAAAGAAACCACAAAACAAAGGTAAGATTATTGGTTTAGGTGCAGGATGTTTAGCGGGATTAGGCACTGGATTTTATCTGAATACCATGTACGATAACATGGCAGAAGAGATGAAAAAACAAGGAATCACTCTTACAAAAAGTGAACGTGGTGGAGAGACTGTTGCACTTACTGCATCGATGGACGGAGGAATTGCCTTCGAAGATGGAAAAGCAGACCTAAAAGGAAAAGGAAAAGAAAACATTGATAAATTAGCGGAAGCACTCGCTGCCTATCCTGAAACGAAAATCAATATCGCAGGTCATGCAAACCGAACTGGTGCAGAAGATTTGAACCTCAGACTTTCACAAGACCGTGCAGTGACAGCTAAAAATGCCATCATTGAAAATGGAATTGAAGGCAAAAGAATTGGAACAGTCCAAGGACTTGGTTCTTCCACTCCATTGAAAAATGTAGATCCAAAAGATGGTTCAAACAGACGCGTGGAAATTGAAATTGTTCCAGCAAGTTAA
- a CDS encoding YbaB/EbfC family nucleoid-associated protein yields MFGGAGGNKFDMLKQMKKMRSQVKTMEKELAVLNFVGISKNKLLSITLDGKFQMKSIQIEDELLEKKDKGLLEKSIQEAYTKALQDAQAGAAKQMQAMGGFPGLGM; encoded by the coding sequence ATGTTCGGTGGAGCAGGTGGAAACAAGTTTGATATGCTCAAACAAATGAAAAAGATGCGTTCGCAAGTGAAAACCATGGAAAAGGAACTTGCGGTCTTAAATTTCGTAGGAATTTCGAAGAATAAACTTCTCTCTATCACTTTGGATGGCAAATTCCAGATGAAATCGATCCAAATCGAAGATGAACTTTTGGAAAAAAAAGATAAAGGTCTTTTGGAAAAGTCAATTCAAGAAGCTTACACAAAGGCATTACAAGATGCACAAGCAGGGGCTGCAAAACAAATGCAAGCGATGGGTGGTTTCCCTGGACTCGGCATGTAA
- a CDS encoding cyclic nucleotide-binding domain-containing protein, with protein MIHPNSPYKRIWDLFVFLCITYFAIEVPIRLVFPHKLTVGVTNFERFIQIIFGIDLVLNFFTSILKDRLLIQNKKIVAKTYLRSWFLIDFLSAFPFDLFGGFFFEYFGVTDSLKILRLLRSVRVFELFKSLRMLALGADSEDRFKLIEVINPMTFRLIFFVYWTSLFAHWVACGWIYLSPEFLTDKDMVTRYIRSLYWSVTTLTTIGYGDITPTTNPQTIYTMGVMILGVGIYGYVIGNISTLLSNLDISRVTFQEKLNTINSFIKYKKLPPQLANRIRSYYINLWENKHGIDEKEIWDQLPSGIKIDVSMFLHNHLISVVPFFKHAPEELKREVVLELKPAYYMKGDVIFREGDVPHNMYFLSKGHVEVIKEKTGELLATLNSGSFFGEMSLIDDSLRTATIRAGSYCDVYTLSKDAFNEILRHHPSFAKHIQVIALERKQHQSSFKTTEEL; from the coding sequence ATGATCCATCCAAATTCTCCCTACAAACGAATCTGGGATCTATTTGTATTCTTATGTATCACGTACTTTGCGATTGAAGTACCAATTCGCCTTGTATTCCCTCACAAATTGACAGTTGGTGTCACCAATTTCGAAAGGTTTATCCAAATCATATTTGGTATCGATTTGGTATTAAATTTTTTCACCTCAATCTTAAAAGACAGACTACTCATCCAAAACAAAAAAATTGTCGCAAAAACATATTTGAGATCTTGGTTTCTCATCGATTTTTTATCAGCCTTTCCTTTTGATCTATTTGGTGGATTTTTCTTCGAATACTTTGGAGTGACAGATAGTTTAAAAATATTAAGATTATTAAGGTCTGTCAGGGTTTTTGAACTTTTTAAATCTCTTCGTATGCTTGCACTCGGTGCCGATTCCGAAGACCGATTTAAACTCATTGAAGTCATCAACCCGATGACATTTCGATTGATATTCTTTGTGTATTGGACCTCACTCTTTGCTCACTGGGTTGCTTGTGGTTGGATTTATTTGAGTCCTGAATTTTTAACCGACAAAGATATGGTGACTCGTTATATCAGGTCCTTGTATTGGTCTGTCACAACTCTCACAACAATTGGATATGGTGACATCACACCTACGACGAACCCACAAACTATTTATACAATGGGAGTTATGATTCTTGGAGTTGGTATTTATGGGTATGTGATAGGAAATATTTCAACTTTACTTTCTAATTTAGATATCTCACGAGTTACCTTCCAAGAAAAACTAAACACAATCAATTCCTTTATCAAATACAAAAAGTTACCACCACAACTTGCCAATCGAATTCGGTCTTATTATATTAATTTATGGGAAAACAAACACGGAATTGATGAAAAAGAAATCTGGGACCAACTTCCCTCTGGTATCAAAATTGATGTTTCGATGTTCTTACATAACCATCTCATTTCTGTGGTTCCATTTTTTAAACATGCACCAGAAGAATTGAAACGGGAAGTTGTATTAGAATTAAAACCTGCTTATTATATGAAAGGAGATGTGATATTCAGAGAAGGTGACGTGCCACACAATATGTATTTTTTATCCAAAGGGCATGTGGAGGTGATCAAAGAAAAAACAGGGGAACTACTCGCAACTCTCAATTCAGGATCCTTTTTTGGAGAGATGAGTTTGATTGATGATTCTCTTCGCACAGCAACAATTCGAGCAGGTTCCTATTGTGATGTTTATACTTTGAGTAAAGATGCTTTTAATGAAATTCTACGACACCATCCAAGTTTTGCAAAACACATCCAAGTGATTGCGTTGGAAAGAAAACAACACCAATCAAGTTTCAAAACCACAGAAGAACTTTAA
- a CDS encoding ParA family protein encodes MKVISVSNIKGGSGKSTTAAHLACALARRGKTLIVDMDMQGDLTDFSLPDLDLTALEESNVMSVLLGMKKISDCIRKTKHFDVLPSTLSLAKLTKYNPDSTSLCLQFKRALEEVRKEYQFVIIDTPGSAKHELTTAIYNSELVLIPVTPSKWTIRAVNLLLDEISQTETVFSQKKKIAFVPSWFGQSKKHRELLEKLKSIEEIPTLGEIPKSESIKVKTEKQEPLKKDTNAWHAFDRLADETIALIDPENSIVNIRL; translated from the coding sequence ATGAAGGTGATTTCAGTATCCAATATCAAAGGAGGGAGTGGTAAGTCCACAACTGCTGCCCATTTGGCCTGCGCTTTGGCACGTCGGGGGAAAACATTAATTGTCGATATGGATATGCAAGGTGACTTAACTGATTTTTCGCTCCCAGATTTGGATTTAACGGCGTTAGAAGAATCGAATGTCATGAGTGTCCTTCTCGGAATGAAAAAAATTTCTGACTGCATTCGAAAAACCAAACACTTTGATGTCTTACCCTCCACCCTTAGTTTGGCAAAACTGACAAAATATAATCCAGATTCCACAAGCCTTTGCCTTCAGTTCAAACGAGCTTTAGAAGAAGTACGAAAAGAATACCAATTTGTCATCATTGATACACCGGGTTCTGCCAAACACGAACTTACCACAGCCATTTATAATTCCGAATTGGTATTGATTCCTGTGACTCCAAGCAAATGGACGATCCGAGCAGTGAACCTACTTCTCGATGAAATTTCACAAACAGAAACTGTGTTTAGCCAAAAGAAAAAAATTGCTTTTGTTCCTTCTTGGTTTGGTCAGTCGAAAAAACATAGGGAATTATTGGAAAAATTGAAATCGATTGAAGAAATACCAACACTGGGAGAGATTCCAAAATCGGAATCCATCAAAGTGAAAACGGAAAAACAAGAACCACTGAAAAAAGATACAAATGCTTGGCATGCATTTGATCGTTTGGCAGATGAAACCATTGCATTAATTGATCCAGAAAATTCGATTGTTAATATTCGATTATAA
- a CDS encoding YopX family protein, producing MAFTIRFRVWDKQEKEFTQKGFSLTLDGKLLKFGQPISNEDNYIVNCFTGLKDKYDKELYEEDIIEHTVAKGGNLTQHTGIIRYNTEHGAFYLENGPPLLQLFSIRKVGNPYENPILFDLYLKSKS from the coding sequence ATGGCATTCACAATTCGATTCCGTGTTTGGGACAAACAAGAGAAGGAATTTACCCAAAAAGGGTTTAGTCTTACTTTAGATGGCAAGTTACTAAAGTTTGGCCAACCGATTTCAAATGAAGACAATTACATAGTCAATTGTTTCACAGGACTTAAAGACAAATACGATAAAGAATTATATGAAGAAGATATCATAGAACATACTGTAGCAAAAGGTGGAAATTTAACCCAACATACAGGTATTATACGGTATAATACAGAACATGGGGCATTTTATTTAGAAAATGGACCACCTCTTTTACAATTGTTTTCGATTCGGAAAGTTGGCAACCCATATGAAAATCCAATTCTTTTTGACTTGTATCTAAAAAGTAAATCTTGA
- a CDS encoding tetratricopeptide repeat protein: protein MILFRIVSLFILLFTIPLEASSLLEDYWESIQKTKEKFELDDFSPKRFQFGFSNNAPTVIHKEALNHEVFWFCQNYIQKYHTNFPYPRLKEDIRSHLTDLYGDVSQNFLSGKTSFTCFTGWKNGSSLLKIHFFLNEDEFFPFRYDHYNQNGQLYLTEEDETKNGKKDSFTYYSSSGCPKEITKDKNDFGDIDEWWYFQNCKLIRIEYDSNENGFKERICYYENNKESYCEGVGEKEEREAILFESQEKWKEALKSYRKSLVEYKKEVPNGTLRTCSLLKKIANIEYNEKEFTSFTKTLDEFFSYRVCESESLDVLLYKSYYYLYVLNDYQSAKESYKKTAEIYRKVNGEISPEISLNLAYAYLMAKEPKSCLASMEKLNYRRLMPYPRFFLFYYRGSCEMSLGLFEDAYVNLKRAQILGGEKVFLPIVYYKLARVSFATKRDSEGKLWTEQALYLDLDLFQKMETDPIFANFLDSPSGKSYKRKYYLNKVQKQ from the coding sequence TTGATCCTTTTTCGAATTGTATCTCTTTTTATCCTACTTTTCACAATTCCTTTAGAAGCGAGTTCTCTTCTAGAGGATTATTGGGAATCAATCCAAAAAACAAAAGAGAAGTTTGAATTAGATGATTTTAGTCCTAAACGATTTCAATTTGGTTTTTCCAATAACGCACCAACCGTAATCCATAAAGAAGCTTTAAATCATGAAGTTTTTTGGTTTTGCCAGAATTATATCCAAAAATACCATACCAATTTTCCATACCCTAGATTAAAAGAAGACATACGATCTCACCTAACCGATCTTTATGGAGACGTTTCACAAAATTTTCTAAGTGGAAAAACTAGTTTTACCTGTTTTACAGGTTGGAAAAATGGAAGTTCTTTGTTAAAAATTCACTTCTTTTTAAATGAGGATGAATTTTTCCCATTTCGTTATGACCATTACAATCAAAATGGACAACTTTATCTGACAGAAGAAGATGAAACAAAAAACGGTAAAAAGGATAGTTTTACCTATTATAGTTCAAGTGGTTGTCCCAAAGAAATAACAAAAGATAAAAATGATTTTGGTGACATTGATGAATGGTGGTATTTCCAAAACTGTAAATTAATTAGAATAGAATATGATTCCAATGAAAATGGATTTAAAGAAAGGATTTGTTATTATGAAAATAACAAAGAGTCATATTGTGAAGGAGTTGGAGAAAAGGAAGAACGAGAAGCAATCTTATTCGAATCGCAAGAAAAATGGAAAGAGGCATTGAAATCCTATCGAAAATCACTCGTTGAATACAAAAAAGAAGTCCCTAATGGCACACTCCGAACCTGTTCTTTACTTAAAAAAATTGCCAATATTGAATACAATGAAAAAGAATTTACCTCATTTACAAAAACTTTAGATGAATTTTTTTCATACCGCGTTTGTGAATCGGAATCTTTAGATGTATTATTGTACAAATCATATTATTATTTGTATGTTTTGAATGATTATCAATCTGCTAAAGAAAGTTATAAAAAAACTGCTGAGATTTATCGAAAGGTAAACGGGGAAATCAGCCCAGAAATTTCCTTAAATTTGGCTTATGCTTACCTCATGGCTAAAGAACCTAAATCATGTTTGGCGAGTATGGAAAAATTAAATTACCGTAGGCTTATGCCCTACCCTCGTTTTTTTCTATTCTACTATAGAGGATCTTGTGAAATGAGTTTAGGTTTATTTGAAGATGCGTATGTAAATTTAAAACGAGCACAAATATTAGGTGGTGAAAAGGTATTTTTACCAATCGTGTATTACAAATTGGCTCGGGTTTCCTTTGCCACAAAAAGAGACAGTGAAGGAAAACTCTGGACCGAACAAGCCCTCTACTTAGATTTAGATCTCTTCCAGAAAATGGAAACAGATCCCATCTTTGCCAATTTTTTAGATTCACCCAGTGGCAAATCTTATAAAAGAAAATATTACTTGAATAAAGTACAAAAACAATGA
- a CDS encoding AMP-dependent synthetase/ligase, whose product MKNFTTLNDVFYYAKKTYGSKEMFFAKDSSKNFKGRTFSDIFHEAENLALSLLQMGLQPGDRIGLMADNRTEWAIADIATLLNGAVNVPRGSDSTAQEIEYILSHSESKYCFVEHEKLYDSLKPILNNTKVEKVIILDPSYIAKDSFVINLSTLIKDGESLRKNLPSLELRSKQVKPDDLFTIIYTSGTTGMPKGVMLSHQNMVYNVVKVPPRVGLKSNDRTLSILPVWHIFERAIDYAIIAEGASIAYTNIRDLRDDFQKIKPTFMASAPRLWENLYLGIKQKLEKAPENKKKLFDFAYDICKKFKDGQDYLAGNKLLTKEESPFERMKNTTISIGYVLNLFLLAKVLDGLVFSKIRDVLGGHLTGTISGGGALPSHVDEFFNVIGIPVYEGYGMTECAPIISVRSVGHVVQGSVGKWPDGTAVRIVNEQGESVPRGKMGVIHAKGPQVMKGYYKNEEATKKAIVDGWMNTGDLGFISFNDTLSVRGRVKDTIVLLGGENVEPVPIENLLLENALINQVIVVGQDQKSLTALIWPDKERMKEAGLQWKEGEDLNQNKDIRAFYQNIVKKQISSENGFKSFEKLSDFRFLPKAMEVGDELTNLFKMKRNIIHDKYKDLIKSMYN is encoded by the coding sequence ATGAAAAATTTTACAACGCTGAATGATGTTTTTTATTATGCGAAAAAAACCTATGGTTCTAAAGAGATGTTCTTTGCGAAGGATTCCTCTAAAAATTTCAAAGGACGTACCTTTTCTGACATCTTTCACGAAGCTGAAAATTTAGCCTTATCCTTGTTACAAATGGGATTACAGCCAGGAGACCGGATCGGGCTTATGGCAGACAACAGAACCGAATGGGCAATCGCTGACATTGCTACCTTGTTAAATGGTGCTGTGAATGTGCCACGTGGATCAGATTCTACTGCCCAAGAAATAGAATACATCTTAAGTCATTCTGAAAGTAAATATTGTTTCGTGGAACACGAAAAACTTTACGATTCCTTAAAACCAATATTGAACAATACAAAAGTGGAAAAGGTGATCATTTTAGATCCATCCTATATCGCAAAAGATTCGTTTGTTATTAATTTATCAACTTTGATCAAAGATGGAGAATCTCTCAGAAAAAACCTCCCATCTTTAGAACTTAGATCCAAACAAGTCAAACCAGATGATTTGTTTACGATCATTTACACATCGGGAACCACAGGCATGCCAAAAGGTGTTATGCTCAGCCATCAAAACATGGTTTATAATGTCGTTAAAGTGCCGCCAAGAGTAGGATTAAAATCAAATGATCGGACTCTATCAATCCTTCCAGTTTGGCATATTTTTGAACGTGCCATCGATTATGCAATCATCGCGGAAGGGGCATCGATTGCATATACGAACATCCGAGATCTAAGAGATGATTTCCAAAAAATCAAACCAACCTTTATGGCTTCTGCACCTAGACTTTGGGAAAATTTATATTTAGGAATCAAACAAAAGTTAGAAAAAGCTCCTGAGAATAAAAAGAAACTTTTTGATTTTGCATATGATATTTGTAAGAAGTTTAAAGATGGTCAAGATTACTTAGCTGGTAACAAATTATTAACAAAAGAAGAATCTCCATTTGAAAGAATGAAAAACACAACCATTTCAATTGGATACGTTTTGAATTTATTTTTACTAGCGAAAGTATTAGACGGACTCGTATTTTCAAAAATTAGAGATGTGTTAGGTGGTCATTTAACAGGAACTATTTCTGGTGGAGGTGCTTTACCTTCTCATGTTGATGAATTTTTTAACGTTATCGGCATTCCTGTGTATGAGGGTTATGGAATGACAGAATGTGCTCCTATTATCTCTGTCCGGTCCGTCGGGCATGTTGTCCAAGGTTCCGTTGGAAAATGGCCAGATGGCACTGCTGTCAGGATCGTCAACGAACAAGGTGAGTCGGTTCCAAGAGGGAAAATGGGTGTCATCCACGCCAAAGGTCCACAAGTCATGAAAGGGTATTACAAAAACGAAGAAGCTACTAAAAAAGCAATTGTTGATGGTTGGATGAATACCGGTGATTTGGGTTTTATTTCCTTTAATGATACCTTGTCAGTGCGAGGTCGTGTCAAAGATACCATTGTCCTTCTCGGTGGCGAAAATGTAGAACCCGTTCCAATCGAAAATCTACTTTTAGAAAATGCTTTGATCAACCAGGTGATTGTCGTGGGACAAGATCAAAAATCATTGACTGCACTGATTTGGCCCGATAAGGAAAGAATGAAAGAAGCAGGTCTACAATGGAAAGAAGGAGAAGATCTCAATCAAAACAAAGATATAAGAGCCTTTTACCAAAATATCGTCAAAAAACAAATCTCTTCTGAAAATGGATTCAAATCATTTGAAAAATTGTCAGACTTTCGATTTTTACCGAAAGCAATGGAAGTTGGTGATGAACTCACCAACCTATTCAAAATGAAACGTAATATCATCCACGACAAATACAAAGATTTGATCAAATCGATGTACAACTAA